One region of Paenibacillus polymyxa M1 genomic DNA includes:
- the hprK gene encoding HPr(Ser) kinase/phosphatase, translated as MAKQVKVSELVQQFQMEVISGEKGLRRLITVDDLNRPGLEMAGYFEYHTQERVQLLGRSELAFLGMLPPEERRDRMERLCTELTPCIIITRGLEVPAELVEASAERDIPVLRTNMATTILSSRITGFLERKLAPTATIHGVLCDVYGVGMLITGSSGIGKSETALELVKRGHRLVADDAVEIRQTSDFQLHGTAPELIRHLLEIRGVGIINVMTLFGAGAVRNNKRITLVVRLEAWQQDKQYDRLGLDEETTRIIDTDVPLVTIPVRPGRNLAVIIEVAAMNYRLKQMGVNAALQFTNKLTATISEDMEEMD; from the coding sequence ATGGCTAAACAGGTAAAGGTATCCGAGCTTGTACAGCAGTTTCAAATGGAGGTTATTTCCGGTGAAAAAGGTCTGCGCAGACTGATCACCGTGGACGATTTGAATCGCCCAGGCCTGGAGATGGCCGGGTATTTTGAATATCATACACAGGAGCGGGTACAGCTTTTGGGAAGGTCTGAGCTGGCTTTTCTGGGTATGCTGCCTCCTGAGGAGCGACGGGATCGGATGGAGCGTTTGTGTACAGAGCTGACTCCATGTATTATTATCACACGTGGCCTGGAGGTACCGGCCGAGTTAGTGGAGGCAAGCGCAGAGCGAGATATTCCTGTACTGCGAACCAATATGGCGACGACGATTTTATCAAGCCGGATCACAGGTTTTCTGGAAAGAAAGCTGGCACCTACGGCGACTATTCATGGTGTACTGTGTGACGTGTATGGCGTGGGAATGCTTATCACTGGCAGTAGTGGAATTGGTAAGAGTGAAACAGCACTGGAACTTGTTAAACGTGGGCATCGCTTGGTAGCAGATGATGCGGTAGAAATCCGGCAAACGTCCGACTTTCAGTTGCATGGAACAGCACCTGAACTAATTCGTCACCTGCTTGAAATTCGTGGCGTGGGCATTATTAATGTGATGACACTGTTTGGTGCTGGTGCAGTTCGTAATAATAAGCGGATTACATTGGTTGTCCGTCTGGAGGCATGGCAACAGGACAAGCAGTATGACCGTCTCGGTCTCGATGAAGAAACCACACGCATTATTGATACAGATGTTCCACTCGTTACGATTCCAGTACGTCCGGGCCGAAATCTGGCTGTTATTATCGAGGTAGCGGCCATGAACTATCGGTTGAAACAAATGGGCGTTAATGCAGCTCTGCAATTTACAAACAAGCTGACTGCGACGATTTCTGAAGATATGGAAGAGATGGATTAA
- the ppaX gene encoding pyrophosphatase PpaX gives MINTILFDLDGTIMDTNELIISTFLHILNHPDADPLTREHIIPHMGGTLDDQLRTFTGLTDVSGLIKDYRAYNQIHHDQMVKPFPHVIEVIQELRARGIKLGVVTTKIRPSTMRVLNLFDLTSSMDYIVTVDDVEHPKPHAEPVLKALAGLNAEAEHTLMVGDSSFDILSAQAAGVKSAGVAWSLKGEETLRGYGPDYMLYDMRDLLKLELQGVNVS, from the coding sequence ATGATAAATACGATTTTGTTTGATTTAGACGGTACCATTATGGATACGAATGAGTTGATTATCAGCACATTTTTACACATTTTGAACCATCCAGATGCTGATCCGCTAACGCGGGAGCATATTATTCCTCATATGGGGGGAACACTGGACGATCAACTCCGTACTTTTACGGGATTAACGGATGTATCTGGGCTAATCAAAGACTACCGTGCTTATAATCAAATTCATCATGATCAAATGGTGAAGCCATTTCCACATGTTATTGAGGTTATTCAGGAGCTGCGCGCACGAGGAATTAAGCTAGGGGTTGTAACAACTAAAATACGACCATCCACGATGCGTGTACTTAACCTGTTTGATCTGACTTCGTCTATGGATTACATTGTGACGGTAGACGATGTGGAACATCCGAAGCCTCACGCGGAGCCAGTGCTTAAGGCCTTGGCAGGTCTGAATGCTGAAGCGGAACATACGTTGATGGTTGGAGATAGCTCCTTTGATATTTTGTCAGCTCAGGCGGCAGGTGTGAAATCTGCGGGAGTGGCCTGGTCGCTCAAGGGTGAGGAAACTCTGCGCGGATATGGACCAGACTACATGCTATATGATATGAGGGATTTGCTGAAGCTGGAGCTTCAAGGTGTCAATGTATCGTGA
- a CDS encoding pro-sigmaK processing inhibitor BofA family protein, with amino-acid sequence MRGVVWLVLIACAGILMYLILKKHLGIGWFVVFGAHMALAAIALYVINYSGWITQVYIPINPVTMGAVTILGLPGIALLLGLKIILFGQAV; translated from the coding sequence ATGAGAGGGGTAGTCTGGCTTGTTTTGATTGCTTGTGCCGGAATACTGATGTATCTAATCCTCAAAAAACATCTGGGGATCGGTTGGTTTGTAGTATTCGGAGCGCATATGGCTCTGGCAGCTATTGCACTGTATGTTATCAATTATTCAGGATGGATTACACAGGTGTACATTCCGATTAACCCAGTGACGATGGGGGCAGTAACGATATTAGGCTTGCCAGGCATTGCGCTTTTACTGGGATTGAAAATAATATTGTTCGGACAGGCTGTGTGA
- a CDS encoding DUF2508 family protein produces MWERMKQNFRRQENGKSEAEYRQELFAQIRASHAEWLRAHRLFHEATGKDEIDYAIFVLQAAERKYQIHLKSAKQQGLHRFHLPADEPGYANDTDRVHKRRAE; encoded by the coding sequence ATGTGGGAACGGATGAAACAAAATTTCCGTCGTCAGGAGAATGGAAAATCAGAAGCGGAGTATCGCCAGGAATTGTTTGCTCAGATTCGAGCTTCGCATGCGGAATGGTTAAGAGCGCATCGTTTATTTCATGAAGCTACGGGTAAGGATGAAATCGACTACGCCATTTTTGTTCTGCAAGCTGCGGAACGTAAATATCAAATACATTTAAAAAGCGCAAAGCAACAAGGGTTACATCGTTTTCACCTGCCAGCAGATGAACCGGGGTATGCCAATGATACTGACCGGGTTCACAAACGGAGAGCGGAATGA
- a CDS encoding PucR family transcriptional regulator, with product MTLDTEWIQQQLQNIIQAPFTIVPWCPEMMAEGESTDSVIPDRSFVSENKLYFPFRASVGELAAFAVEARYLSDRERKLIEALLGNMEQVWHNGPSLSVNRAYSEEERMNHFGQWLIQQAANLSSKEEVPAELELRDPLSACMVPFLLNGEGTQDGAITYTQLHRLLASYFGGDVLLTPLDEQSWLILARKELLLGADDERDKDTETRETDFAEPLEEVLTAFSLGLYELIANEWVGVFHLAISKPSIPLQSLPHELNLLWETIHLGKLFHVTEHIHLSWEHHLERLLNRIPKEQRVLFLEQVMKSSVILEDSETMATLDIFFQLDCNVSETAKRLYVHRNTLIYRLDKIKQETGLDVRTFNDAVLVKLYLLLYKVTKRK from the coding sequence GTGACTTTGGATACAGAGTGGATTCAGCAACAGCTTCAGAATATAATTCAAGCGCCTTTTACCATAGTGCCTTGGTGCCCAGAAATGATGGCAGAAGGAGAATCAACCGATTCAGTCATACCGGATAGATCATTTGTTAGTGAAAATAAATTATATTTTCCGTTTCGTGCATCGGTAGGTGAACTGGCTGCTTTTGCGGTAGAGGCCAGATACTTGTCGGATCGAGAACGGAAGTTGATAGAAGCGCTACTGGGGAACATGGAACAAGTTTGGCACAATGGTCCAAGCTTGTCGGTCAACCGGGCTTATAGCGAGGAAGAGCGGATGAATCATTTTGGACAATGGCTCATACAGCAGGCTGCCAACCTAAGCAGTAAAGAAGAGGTTCCTGCTGAATTAGAACTTCGTGATCCGCTATCAGCGTGTATGGTGCCGTTTTTGCTAAATGGTGAGGGAACACAGGATGGGGCTATTACCTATACGCAGCTTCATCGATTGTTAGCGAGCTATTTTGGAGGGGATGTGCTGCTTACTCCATTAGACGAACAATCTTGGCTGATTCTGGCTAGAAAGGAGCTTTTATTAGGAGCCGACGATGAACGGGATAAAGATACTGAGACCAGGGAGACAGATTTTGCGGAACCGCTGGAGGAGGTACTTACGGCTTTTAGCTTGGGGTTATATGAACTTATCGCGAATGAATGGGTCGGTGTATTCCATTTGGCGATTTCCAAGCCCTCGATCCCTTTGCAAAGTCTTCCCCACGAGCTGAATTTATTATGGGAGACAATCCATCTTGGCAAGCTTTTTCATGTAACAGAGCACATCCACCTTTCATGGGAGCATCATTTGGAGAGACTGTTAAATCGCATTCCCAAGGAGCAGCGTGTACTATTTTTGGAGCAAGTAATGAAGTCATCTGTCATACTGGAAGACTCAGAAACGATGGCTACATTGGATATCTTTTTTCAACTGGATTGTAATGTGAGTGAAACAGCCAAGCGTCTGTATGTTCACCGAAACACGTTGATTTACCGTTTGGACAAGATTAAACAGGAGACCGGATTGGACGTGAGGACGTTTAATGATGCGGTTTTGGTCAAACTATATCTACTATTGTACAAAGTGACAAAAAGGAAATAG
- a CDS encoding YbaB/EbfC family nucleoid-associated protein: MNNMNQMMKQVKKMQEQMLKAQEELGGKVIEGSSGGGVVTVEVSGHKKVLSITIKPEAVDPDDVEMLQDLVLTAVNDALSKADELANDDMGKFTGGMKIPGLF, from the coding sequence ATGAACAATATGAACCAAATGATGAAGCAAGTGAAAAAAATGCAGGAACAAATGCTGAAAGCCCAAGAGGAGCTTGGTGGGAAAGTAATTGAAGGTTCTTCTGGTGGCGGTGTGGTAACTGTAGAGGTAAGTGGACATAAAAAAGTATTGTCTATCACAATCAAACCGGAAGCTGTAGATCCTGATGATGTAGAAATGCTGCAAGATCTCGTACTCACTGCAGTCAATGATGCTTTGTCCAAAGCGGATGAACTGGCTAATGATGATATGGGTAAATTTACAGGTGGTATGAAAATTCCGGGCTTGTTCTAG
- the lgt gene encoding prolipoprotein diacylglyceryl transferase, protein MSTATLLLNPIAFSIGAIKVHWYGLILGLAALVGLYLAIREGKRFGIPQEFFMDMLLLGVPSAIIGARIYYVAFKWEDYRDNLWDVFKIWNGGIAIYGALIGAIICAVIYFRYKGYNFWRIADICAPGLLIGQAIGRWGNFVNQEAYGGPTEETFLRNQLHLPDFIVNQMNVNGVFHHPTFLYESLWSIVGVILLLVIRRMKFVRAGEMFAFYFIWYSIGRFFIERVRTDSLAFQGPDWLASFVNALWSPMVWLGFEPGYLDPNYGNVRISQLLAIFIIVAAVIFILVRRRKGSAVARYSDPIVSSKTGIDQVPDVTPEQVSRPGQDAVSPTATVDKLSKEDTDEDKKEHL, encoded by the coding sequence ATGTCAACGGCAACATTACTGCTGAATCCGATTGCTTTTTCAATCGGGGCAATCAAGGTCCATTGGTATGGGCTTATTTTGGGGCTGGCGGCACTTGTGGGTTTATATCTCGCCATCCGTGAGGGAAAAAGATTCGGTATTCCGCAGGAATTCTTTATGGATATGCTGCTTCTGGGTGTTCCATCGGCCATTATTGGAGCGCGTATTTATTATGTAGCCTTCAAATGGGAAGACTACCGAGATAATCTATGGGATGTCTTTAAAATTTGGAACGGCGGTATCGCGATATATGGTGCCTTGATTGGTGCCATTATATGTGCGGTTATTTATTTCCGCTATAAAGGGTATAACTTCTGGCGTATCGCTGATATTTGTGCGCCGGGTCTATTAATCGGTCAAGCGATTGGACGCTGGGGTAATTTTGTCAATCAAGAGGCTTACGGTGGACCAACGGAAGAGACTTTTTTGCGCAATCAGCTACATCTACCGGACTTCATTGTGAATCAGATGAACGTTAACGGGGTGTTTCATCACCCTACGTTCCTGTACGAATCGCTGTGGAGTATTGTAGGCGTGATTTTGCTGCTTGTGATTCGCCGGATGAAATTTGTACGTGCGGGTGAAATGTTTGCATTTTACTTCATTTGGTACTCTATTGGTCGCTTTTTCATCGAGCGGGTGCGGACGGACAGCTTAGCCTTTCAGGGACCGGACTGGTTGGCTTCCTTTGTGAATGCTCTGTGGTCCCCTATGGTATGGCTAGGGTTTGAACCGGGGTACTTGGATCCGAATTACGGTAACGTACGGATCTCACAGTTGCTTGCTATTTTCATCATTGTAGCTGCTGTGATTTTCATCTTGGTTCGTCGTCGGAAGGGCTCAGCCGTTGCGAGATATAGCGACCCGATTGTCTCCAGCAAGACAGGGATTGATCAGGTACCTGATGTGACGCCAGAACAGGTGTCCCGTCCTGGACAGGATGCGGTTTCTCCAACTGCCACGGTGGATAAGCTATCTAAGGAAGACACGGATGAGGACAAGAAGGAGCATCTATGA
- a CDS encoding acyltransferase codes for MRKVNRYPVEGPNALWQIYRTVSPWKGVKNFIFIQIARYCPVLSLKNVIYRRMLGMKVGQHAAFGLMVMVDVFFPEHITIGNNSVIGYNTTILAHEYLIQEYRIGKVVIGDRVLIGANTTILPGVTIGDGAVVAAGAVVHKDVPAGAFVGGNPLRDLRRSGVDEK; via the coding sequence GTGAGAAAGGTGAACCGCTATCCTGTAGAAGGTCCCAATGCGTTGTGGCAAATTTATCGGACGGTGAGCCCTTGGAAAGGCGTTAAGAACTTTATTTTTATACAGATTGCCCGGTATTGTCCTGTGCTTTCTCTGAAAAATGTTATCTACCGCAGAATGCTGGGGATGAAGGTTGGGCAACATGCCGCCTTCGGTCTGATGGTGATGGTGGATGTTTTTTTTCCAGAGCATATTACGATCGGGAACAATTCGGTTATTGGATATAACACGACCATACTGGCTCATGAATACCTTATACAGGAGTATCGCATCGGTAAAGTGGTGATCGGGGATCGTGTGCTGATCGGCGCGAATACAACCATATTGCCGGGTGTTACCATCGGTGACGGAGCTGTGGTAGCGGCCGGAGCGGTTGTGCATAAAGATGTACCGGCAGGTGCATTTGTAGGCGGTAATCCGTTGCGTGATTTAAGACGCTCTGGTGTGGATGAAAAGTAA
- the dnaX gene encoding DNA polymerase III subunit gamma/tau gives MEHIALYRAWRPQAFKDMVGQQHIIQTLQNAIRENRTSHAYLFSGPRGTGKTSAAKILAKAINCEHGPAPEPCNECEACKRITAGAVMDVQEIDAASNRGVEEIRDLRDKVKYAPTEVRHKVYIIDEVHMLTTEAFNALLKTLEEPPPHVMFILATTEPHRIPATIISRCQRFDFRRVSLEEQTERLDLICQQENIQADLDALQYIARLSDGGMRDAVSVLDQISSFTDGRVTYQQVLDMTGGIASEQFGKLALALLKEDVGTVLQLIENFMQEGKSADKCMENLLYYFRDLLMIKMVPQATKMTERVLNPEQFREVADAFTKEQLFAMIDTLNRYQGEMKYAVQPQTLFEVALLKLCSIPGEAGTAAQPTAQRSGAVAGQEDVAMLKRQLAELEKKLERAMQGGLAVGAGQETPSGGRQASGGRAPAPRLSAPAKLPSQLDRYIAEKSSEAFAAVGRKWSQILQGVKEAKVTVHAWFMDGEPVSVLEDSVLVAFKNNIHRETTEKPANKQVIEKVLHEQLGHPYRLVTMMQKDWNAAIEGVSDQPAEELQLEPEHDAPGKSKEPWIDEAIQLFGEDLVVIKE, from the coding sequence TTGGAACATATAGCGTTGTACCGTGCTTGGCGGCCGCAGGCTTTCAAGGACATGGTAGGACAACAGCATATTATCCAGACATTGCAGAATGCCATCCGCGAAAATCGCACGTCCCATGCCTACCTGTTCAGTGGTCCGCGAGGAACGGGTAAGACCAGTGCGGCCAAAATTTTGGCCAAGGCAATCAACTGTGAGCATGGACCTGCGCCGGAACCTTGCAACGAATGCGAAGCCTGTAAACGGATCACGGCCGGAGCGGTCATGGATGTACAGGAGATTGACGCAGCCTCCAACCGGGGCGTTGAAGAGATTCGTGATTTGCGCGATAAAGTCAAATATGCGCCCACAGAAGTGCGGCACAAGGTTTATATCATTGATGAAGTGCACATGCTGACGACGGAAGCGTTCAATGCGCTGCTCAAGACGCTGGAAGAGCCGCCGCCACACGTAATGTTTATATTGGCTACGACAGAGCCGCATCGGATTCCCGCGACAATTATTTCGCGTTGCCAGCGTTTTGACTTCCGGCGAGTATCGCTGGAGGAGCAGACAGAGCGGCTTGACCTGATATGCCAACAGGAGAACATCCAAGCTGATTTGGATGCACTGCAATATATTGCACGTCTTTCAGATGGCGGGATGCGAGATGCGGTTAGTGTTTTGGATCAGATATCCTCGTTTACTGATGGCCGGGTTACGTATCAGCAGGTGCTGGATATGACGGGTGGGATCGCATCCGAGCAATTCGGTAAATTGGCCTTGGCATTACTGAAAGAAGATGTAGGCACAGTGCTCCAATTGATCGAGAACTTTATGCAGGAAGGGAAAAGTGCAGATAAGTGTATGGAGAATCTTCTGTACTATTTCCGAGACCTGCTAATGATCAAGATGGTGCCGCAGGCGACCAAAATGACGGAGCGAGTGCTGAATCCGGAGCAGTTTAGGGAAGTGGCGGATGCTTTTACCAAGGAGCAGCTCTTTGCAATGATTGACACCCTTAATCGTTATCAGGGCGAGATGAAATATGCGGTTCAGCCCCAAACTTTATTTGAGGTAGCTCTATTGAAGTTATGCAGCATTCCGGGGGAAGCAGGAACTGCTGCTCAGCCGACTGCACAGCGCTCTGGTGCTGTAGCTGGCCAGGAAGATGTGGCTATGTTAAAGCGCCAGCTTGCTGAGCTGGAAAAGAAGCTGGAACGTGCAATGCAAGGTGGCTTGGCTGTTGGGGCGGGTCAGGAGACACCGTCAGGCGGCCGTCAGGCTTCTGGTGGTCGTGCCCCTGCTCCACGTCTTTCAGCGCCGGCTAAACTCCCGTCTCAGTTGGATCGCTATATTGCTGAGAAGTCAAGCGAAGCATTCGCAGCGGTGGGGCGTAAGTGGAGCCAGATTTTGCAAGGGGTAAAAGAGGCGAAAGTTACGGTTCATGCTTGGTTTATGGATGGTGAGCCGGTTTCTGTGTTAGAGGACAGTGTACTGGTCGCGTTTAAGAACAACATTCATCGTGAAACTACCGAAAAACCTGCCAATAAGCAGGTCATCGAGAAGGTTTTACATGAGCAGTTGGGGCATCCTTATCGTTTGGTAACGATGATGCAAAAGGATTGGAATGCTGCGATTGAAGGAGTTTCTGACCAACCTGCCGAAGAATTGCAACTGGAGCCGGAGCATGATGCGCCGGGAAAGTCCAAGGAGCCCTGGATTGATGAAGCGATTCAGCTTTTCGGGGAAGATCTGGTAGTCATTAAAGAATAA
- the recR gene encoding recombination mediator RecR has translation MHYPEPIAKLIDAFTRLPGVGPKTAARLAFHVLKMKEDDVIDFAKALVNVKRNLHFCSVCGNITDTDPCRICQDKTRDASVICVVQDAKDLVAMERTKEFEGLYHVLHGAISPMEGIGPEDIKLKELLTRLSDERVKELILATNPNIEGEATAMYISRLVRPFEIKVTRIAHGLPVGGDLEYADEVTLSKALEGRRELN, from the coding sequence TTGCATTATCCCGAGCCGATTGCAAAGCTGATTGATGCTTTTACGCGCCTGCCGGGAGTAGGCCCCAAAACAGCTGCCCGGTTGGCTTTTCACGTACTGAAAATGAAGGAAGATGATGTGATTGATTTTGCCAAAGCGCTGGTCAATGTAAAACGCAATCTTCACTTTTGTTCAGTCTGCGGTAACATTACAGATACGGACCCTTGTAGGATCTGTCAGGATAAGACGAGGGATGCTTCCGTCATTTGTGTTGTTCAGGATGCTAAGGATTTGGTCGCTATGGAGCGTACCAAGGAGTTTGAGGGTTTGTACCATGTACTTCACGGGGCAATCTCTCCGATGGAGGGAATTGGCCCTGAGGATATCAAACTCAAGGAGTTGCTGACCAGGCTAAGTGATGAACGTGTCAAGGAGTTGATCCTGGCTACGAATCCGAACATTGAGGGAGAGGCCACGGCTATGTACATTTCGCGGCTAGTGCGTCCTTTTGAAATCAAGGTTACTCGTATTGCTCACGGTTTGCCCGTGGGCGGGGATTTGGAGTATGCCGACGAGGTCACCCTGTCCAAAGCGCTAGAAGGCCGCAGAGAGCTTAATTAG
- a CDS encoding radical SAM protein yields the protein MYLVYADEKGNVYDHASLYGLARSADMIVEIMEDELIPLPEGATLVSLPSTRPVGMNPETGEMVSLPGDVQAVGALLPQGFTRLCLPGYVKTDKDYKLPLFGYSAVVWKDGAFYVTAEQSDSPSKWNPENCDRNQVKLGVQRMTEQYPENRLYQHLSNCALGYECLTSSNTFLNRWEGGVPVSYSCNAGCFGCISEQPDDSGFVSPQTRMNFRPRVEEIVEVMLEHLKTPESIISFGQGCEGEPSTQAKLIIDAIKEVRSVTDMGYININTNAGLNDHIRGIVDAGLDLMRVSTISALDDHYNAYYKPRGYTLANVEKSLRYASEKGVYTSINYLIFPGVTDREEEIEAMIEFAKRTKLKLIQMRNLNIDPESYLELIPPAQGEILGMKQMLEIYREELPDVVIGSYTHVPPQGLARPKFART from the coding sequence ATGTATTTGGTGTATGCCGACGAAAAAGGCAATGTATATGATCATGCTTCTTTGTATGGGCTTGCCCGTAGTGCAGACATGATTGTTGAAATCATGGAGGATGAGCTTATTCCGTTGCCGGAAGGAGCCACACTGGTAAGCCTGCCCAGCACCCGCCCGGTCGGTATGAACCCTGAAACAGGGGAAATGGTCTCTCTTCCGGGAGATGTGCAGGCAGTAGGGGCTTTGTTACCGCAAGGTTTTACACGCCTGTGTCTGCCGGGATATGTGAAGACAGATAAGGATTATAAACTCCCCTTGTTCGGTTATTCGGCCGTTGTCTGGAAAGATGGGGCATTTTATGTAACAGCAGAGCAGAGTGACAGTCCTTCCAAATGGAATCCCGAAAACTGCGACCGCAATCAAGTTAAATTGGGAGTTCAGCGAATGACAGAACAGTATCCCGAAAATAGGCTGTACCAGCATTTGTCTAACTGTGCGCTGGGGTACGAATGTCTTACTTCTTCGAATACGTTCCTGAATCGCTGGGAAGGGGGAGTTCCGGTATCTTATTCTTGTAATGCGGGTTGCTTTGGCTGTATATCTGAACAGCCGGATGACAGTGGTTTTGTATCTCCGCAGACAAGAATGAACTTCCGTCCCCGCGTGGAAGAGATTGTAGAAGTTATGTTGGAACATTTGAAGACACCTGAGTCTATCATCAGTTTTGGGCAAGGTTGTGAAGGTGAGCCCTCCACTCAAGCCAAACTGATTATTGATGCGATCAAAGAAGTACGTTCCGTTACAGATATGGGGTATATTAATATCAACACGAATGCGGGACTGAATGATCATATCCGGGGAATTGTGGATGCGGGTCTTGATCTTATGCGAGTAAGTACAATTAGTGCATTGGACGACCATTACAATGCGTATTACAAGCCGCGCGGATACACGCTGGCTAATGTGGAAAAGTCACTCCGTTATGCGTCAGAGAAGGGAGTGTATACGTCCATCAACTATTTGATTTTTCCGGGTGTAACAGACCGGGAGGAAGAAATTGAGGCAATGATTGAATTTGCCAAACGCACTAAGCTCAAGCTGATTCAAATGCGTAATCTGAATATTGATCCTGAAAGCTATCTGGAATTGATTCCACCGGCTCAAGGGGAGATACTTGGTATGAAGCAAATGCTTGAGATTTATCGTGAGGAACTGCCGGATGTGGTTATCGGTTCTTACACTCATGTGCCGCCGCAAGGGCTGGCACGTCCCAAATTTGCCAGAACCTAA
- the rpmE gene encoding 50S ribosomal protein L31, whose product MQQAIQPKYNVTNVTCACGNTFETGSVKESLRVEICSACHPFFTGKQKFIDAGGRVDRFKKKYGI is encoded by the coding sequence ATGCAACAGGCTATTCAACCGAAGTATAACGTAACTAATGTTACTTGCGCTTGCGGGAATACGTTTGAAACTGGTTCTGTAAAAGAATCTCTGCGTGTAGAGATTTGCTCCGCTTGCCATCCGTTCTTCACAGGTAAGCAGAAGTTTATTGATGCTGGTGGACGTGTGGATCGTTTCAAGAAGAAATACGGTATTTAA
- a CDS encoding ABC transporter ATP-binding protein: MAGVRLEHIFKKYPGAEKATVVDVNLDIQDKEFLVLVGPSGCGKSTTLRMIAGLEEISDGKLYIGDRVVNDVAPKDRDIAMVFQSYALYPHMNVYQNMAFGLKLRKVKKEEIDKRVREAAKILDIEHLLDRKPKALSGGQRQRVALGRAIVRDPQVFLMDEPLSNLDAKLRGQMRAEITKLAKRLETTVIYVTHDQVEAMTMGDRIVVMKDGIIQQAASPDELYNRPVNLFVAGFIGSPTMNFISGKLVEKEGALHFAAPGLDLFVPEGKGQILKAKGYIGKEVILGIRPEDIHEEPVFLEASPNTIFTSTVDVTENLGHEMLLYLSGAGNDTIIARVDGRSNTRDGVKAKLAVDMNKVHIFDKESELSILVGE, encoded by the coding sequence ATGGCTGGCGTACGTTTAGAGCATATTTTTAAGAAATATCCAGGTGCAGAAAAAGCTACGGTTGTTGATGTCAATTTGGACATTCAAGATAAAGAATTTCTCGTATTGGTTGGTCCTTCTGGTTGCGGGAAATCTACTACACTTCGTATGATTGCTGGTTTGGAGGAAATTTCAGACGGTAAATTGTACATTGGTGATCGTGTTGTGAACGATGTGGCTCCAAAAGACCGCGATATCGCGATGGTATTCCAATCCTATGCCTTGTATCCGCATATGAACGTATACCAAAATATGGCCTTTGGTCTGAAGCTCCGCAAGGTTAAAAAGGAAGAAATTGATAAACGTGTACGTGAAGCGGCTAAAATCCTTGATATTGAGCATCTGCTGGATCGCAAGCCGAAAGCGTTATCAGGCGGTCAGCGTCAGCGTGTTGCCTTGGGACGTGCGATTGTACGTGACCCACAAGTCTTCTTGATGGATGAACCGCTGTCCAACTTGGATGCCAAGTTGCGTGGTCAGATGCGTGCGGAAATCACGAAGTTGGCTAAGCGTCTGGAAACGACCGTTATCTATGTAACACATGACCAGGTTGAAGCCATGACGATGGGTGATCGGATTGTAGTTATGAAGGATGGTATCATTCAACAAGCTGCTTCCCCGGATGAACTGTACAACCGTCCAGTGAATCTGTTCGTAGCTGGTTTTATCGGCTCTCCTACGATGAACTTTATCTCGGGTAAGCTGGTTGAAAAAGAAGGTGCGCTGCATTTCGCAGCACCAGGTCTGGATCTGTTTGTACCTGAAGGTAAGGGACAGATTTTGAAAGCGAAAGGCTACATTGGCAAAGAAGTGATCTTGGGCATTCGTCCTGAGGATATTCATGAAGAGCCTGTATTCTTAGAGGCTTCTCCGAACACGATCTTTACATCCACTGTGGATGTAACGGAAAACCTCGGTCATGAAATGCTGTTGTACCTAAGTGGTGCCGGAAACGATACGATTATTGCCCGTGTAGACGGACGTTCCAATACTCGTGATGGTGTCAAAGCGAAGTTGGCTGTTGATATGAACAAAGTTCATATTTTTGATAAGGAATCGGAATTGAGCATTCTGGTTGGCGAATAA